ATACCGCGGGTGACGTGCGCCAGATACCGGAGGTCCCCGGCCACTCGGTGATCGCGCGGCGGCAGCGACAACAGGAACCCGGCGGCGGTGCGCGGATCCATCGCCGTCGCCGGCTGTGAGACCGTCCCCGCACCCTCCGGGACGGGGACGGGAACCCGATGCCGGAACTTCCGCCCGAGAACACGGTCCACGGGGTCGGTGGATCCGTCCGGAACGGGTACCGAGGAATCGTCCACCCACAGCATGAGCCCCGATTCCGAGGTCCAGAGGCCGTGCAGCATGCCCCTATCCAATCAGTACGAACCGACAACACCGCATCCGACCGAAGTGCCTCTCCCGGGCTCGGCCGGTCGGGTTCACAGTTCGGGCCAGTGACGTTCGAGTCCGGTGAGGATGAAGTCGATCTTCGTGTCGACGGCGCCCCTGTCGGTCCAGGAATCCTGCGGTTCCATCACGACGTCGGCGTCACCGATCGCCGCGCGAACCCGGTCGAGGCCGGACGTGCCGTCCTCGTCGACGGACCGCATCGATTCGACGCTCAGGTGGGAGGCGAAGACCGAGTCGCCGATGAAGTCCAGAGCGAACATCGCCTGCCGGGTGGATTTCCCCTGTGCCTTCAGGTTCGCGGCATACGCGGCGAACACGTACTCGATCCTGGTGAATGCGGACGGGTAGGCGTACACGAGCCCGCTCAACCCCGGGAAGTCCTCGCACACACGCCAGCACTCGTCCGCCCAGAGGCTCAGCGTCTCGCGCCAGGACATGCCGGGCTCCGGCATCCGCAGGGTCGCACCGGCGGCGTCGAGGCAGGCGACCACCAGATCGTCGCGGGAGGGGAAGAGCCGGTAGATCGCCGCCGGGACCACCCCGAGCCGATCCGCGACCGCCGACAGGCGGAACCGGTCGATCCCTTCGGCGATCGCCGCGGCCACCACGTCCTCGCGGGTGAAGGCGGGCTTGCGCCCGACCTTCTTGGCACCCGGGATTCTGCGCGTGGCACGCGGCGACACATTCACGTATTCAGATTAGTGATATCCCGCCGGGCCGCCCACATCCCTGCGGCGATCCGGAGCGGGAACACACTCCTCGCTCCGCTACCCGGTCAGCTGCCAGCCCTGTGCGCTGCGCAACCGCTCCCAGAACCGCCGATAGGTCCCGCTCCGCGACGCCCCGGCCGCGTCGTCGGCGCCGACCGTCGACAACAGCTCCTCGTGCGTGCCCTGCGCCTCGACGCCGCCACGGTCGTCCAGCGCGATGATCCGGTCCGCCGCGACGATGGTGTCGAGCCGATGCGCGATGATCAGAACGGTCGCCT
This genomic interval from Rhodococcus triatomae contains the following:
- a CDS encoding TetR/AcrR family transcriptional regulator codes for the protein MNVSPRATRRIPGAKKVGRKPAFTREDVVAAAIAEGIDRFRLSAVADRLGVVPAAIYRLFPSRDDLVVACLDAAGATLRMPEPGMSWRETLSLWADECWRVCEDFPGLSGLVYAYPSAFTRIEYVFAAYAANLKAQGKSTRQAMFALDFIGDSVFASHLSVESMRSVDEDGTSGLDRVRAAIGDADVVMEPQDSWTDRGAVDTKIDFILTGLERHWPEL